Proteins encoded together in one Bos indicus isolate NIAB-ARS_2022 breed Sahiwal x Tharparkar chromosome 3, NIAB-ARS_B.indTharparkar_mat_pri_1.0, whole genome shotgun sequence window:
- the CD160 gene encoding LOW QUALITY PROTEIN: CD160 antigen (The sequence of the model RefSeq protein was modified relative to this genomic sequence to represent the inferred CDS: inserted 1 base in 1 codon; substituted 2 bases at 2 genomic stop codons): MNAHPQLNFPGGKPTVWLKKEENEAGTMFLCKDKFXDCSLETSLKQLRLKXDPERDGISEISSQLVLTVNQAIPLDRETYQCCARSQKLDIHLQGHFSKLSPDPLILFWTAVMVLKHRGHPEFGHSKCVLSSGFLKEKXWMMLFTSLVTLQGMFRRALRATRNEGPIPLTS; the protein is encoded by the exons ATGAATGCACACCCTCAGCTCAACTTCCCAGGAGGGAAACCAACTGTATggcttaagaaagaagaaaatgaggcgGGAACCATGTTTTTGTGCAAGGACAAGTTTTGAGATTGTTCCCTTGAGACAAGCTTGAAGCAACTGAGACTTAAATAGGATCCTGAGAGAGATGGTATCAGTGAAATATCATCTCAGTTGGTGCTCACCGTAAACCAAGCCATTCCATTGGACAGGGAGACCTACCAATGTTGTGCCAGAAGCCAGAAGCTGGATATCCACCTTCAGGGCCATTTTT caaaactttctCCTGATCCACTGATTCTCTTCTGGACTGCAGTAATGGTACTGAAACACAGAGGACACCCTGAGTTTGGCCACAGTAAATGTGTTCTCAGCTCAGGTTTCCTGAAAGAAA TCTGGATGATGCTGTTCACCAGCCTGGTGACCCTTCAAGGGATGTTCAGAAGAGCCTTAAGGGCCACAAGAAATGAGGGTCCTATACCTTTAACATCTTGA